Within Conexibacter woesei DSM 14684, the genomic segment AGTCGCTCGAGAGACTGGCGCCTCCGTTCCGCGACTTCTTCGTCGACCTCGGTCCGCTGATCACCGCGTCGTACAGAGGGCTGCCCGCGTTCTCGCGGTTCCTCGACGACCTGCGGCCGGCGCTCGGCCAGCTCGATCCGTTCACGCGGACGTTCAACCCGGTGCTGAGATTCCTCGCCAGCTATCTGCCCGAGATCGATTCGCTCTTCGGCAACTTCACGGCAGCGACGAACACGCAGACGATCGAGGGACCGGGGTATCTGCGTGGTCTCGCGCCGTTCTCGCCGGAAGGGTTGACGACGTACCCGAAGCGGCTCGCGTACAACCGCCCGAACGCGTACCGGGCGCCGGGCACCGGCGAAGAGCTGCTGCGCGGGTTGTCCTCGTTCGAGACACGCCAATGCGCGAACGGTCTGCGGCCGGTCCCGAACCTCCCGCCGAACCTTGCGGCGATCATCGGCGGGATCTCGCCGAGCGCCGCGGACTTCATCTCGTTGCTCGCCTTCCGGGTCGCGAGAGATCCCATCACAGGCGCGATCACGAGCGGCAGCTACACCGACGTCCCGGCGCCGCCGTGCCGCGCGCAGGGCAGATTCCCCGGCTTCGCCGGCGACTTCCCGCGTGTGGTCGCCGATCCGCCCTCGCAGCCGTGATGGGTGGGCGTCCGTATCGGTTGGCGCGCGCTGCGAGGGCGCGCGTTAGCCTCGTCTGACCGTGCGGATGCGGAACGGTCTCGAGCGCATCGCCCGGGCCGCAGCGGCGCGTCCGGTCGTCGTGCTGCTCGCGGTCGTGGCGCTGGCGTGCGGTGGGGGCGCGCTTGCGCTCGGGCTCCAGCCGAGCGCCGACACCGACACGCTTGCGAGCCGATCCTCGGACGCCGGCGGCGCAACCGCGGCATTCCACAGAGACTTCGGCGACGACGCGATCCTCGTGTTGATCAGAGAGCGCGTCGCCGACCTTGTCCTCACCGCCGATCTCGGCCGCACGATCCAGCTCGAAGGCTGTCTCGGTGGGAACGTGCCGGCCGACGCGAGACCGTACGGCGGCGACAGCAGCCCGTGCGCCGAGCTGGCGAAGCTGAAGCCGGCGCGCGTCGTCTACGGCCCCGGAACGTTCCTCAACGAGGCGACGCGCTCGGTCGCCGACGCGTTCATGCAGGAGCTGACGTCCGCGCAGGAGCGAAGCAGAGCGGCCAGCGCCGCCGCGATCCGGGCGGCGAAGCGGCAGGGCAAGAGCGCGGCAGAGCAGCAGCGGGCAGGGGAGGCGGCCAGCAGAGTCGCCGCGCAACAGGCGTCTGCCGCGCTCCTGAGACTCGCGGTCGACACCGGTATCAAAGGCCTGCCGCAGATCGACAACAGAGCGTTCATCTCGCAGATCGTCTTCGATCCGGCCCGCGGCGCCGACGTGCCGAAGTCCCGCTTCGCCTACCTGTTCCCGAGCGCCGACTCCGCGCTGATCCAGGTCCGCCTGCGCGACGACCTGACGCCGCAGGAGCGCCGGCGGGCGATCTCGCTGGTCCGCGAGGCGGTCGCGATGAGAATGTTCAGATCCGCGCGCGGCGGGACGTACACCGTCTCAGGCGTGCCGGTCGTCGTCGAAGATCTGGCCGACTCGCTCACAAGCGAGATCGCGCTGCTGCTCGTCGCCGCCGTCGCCGCGATGGCGCTCGTGCTGCTGCTCGTCTTCCGCGCGCGACTGCGACTGTTGCCGCTCGCGATCGCGCTCGCGGCGACCGGCCTCACCTTCGGCGCGATGCGCCTCGCCGGCGTCGAGCTGACGATGGCGTCGATCGCCGTCCTGCCGGTGCTGATCGGCCTCGCGGTCGACTACGCGATCCAGTTCCAGTCGCGCGTCGAGGAGGAGCGGGAGGCCGGTGCGGAAGGCGCGGAGGCCGTCGGCCGCGCGGCGCGCGCCGGCGCGCCAACGATCGCCACCGCCGGCCTCGCGACCGCCACCGGCTTCCTCGTCCTGCTGTTCTCGCCCGTGCCGATGGTGCGCGGCTTCGGCGTCCTGCTCGTCGTCGGCATCGCGCTCGCGTTCGCCTGCGCGCTGACCGCCGGCTCGGCGGCGCTTGCACTCGGGACGCGCGGGCGGGGCGGGGCGGGCGCGGGCGGCCCGGGCGGGGCGGACGCGAGCGGCGAGCGCGGCCGGGCGGCGGGCCGCGTCGCTCGCGCGCTGGCCGCAGCCGCTGCTGTGCCTGCGCGCGCCCTTCGCTCATCGGCGGCCGGCGCCCGCGACATCCTCGCCTCAGCCGGCCGTGCGATCGTGAGCGTCGCGCCGCTGCGCGCGCTCGGCCGCGGCGCTGCACGCGTCGCCTCGCCGCGCGCCGTGCTCGGCGCCTCGCTGCGCCGCCCCGGGCGGATCCTCGCCGTCGCGTTCACGCTGGCAGCGGTCGGGTGGGCGGTCGAGACCCAGACCGACGTCGTCTCCGACGTGACGAAGCTCGTGCCGGCCGACATGCCGGCGCTCGCCGATCTGACGACCCTGCAGGACGCGACGAGATCGTCGGGCGAGATCGACGTCGTCGTGCGCGGCGACGACGTCGCGAGACCCGAGGTCGTCGCGTGGATGACCGACTACCAGGCGCGCGTCCTGAGACGGCTCGGCTACGACGCGAGAGACGGCTGCGCGGACGCGAGAATCTGTCCCGCCTTCTCGCTGCCGGATCTCTTCTCCGGCACCAGAACCGACAGCAAGGAAGCGATCGACGGGTTGCTCGACGCGGTCCCGCCGTACTTCGCCTCCGCGGTGCTGACCAGCGACCGCGACGCCGCCACGCTCGCGTTCGGCATCCGGCTGATGCCGCTCGACGAGCAGCAGCAGGTCGTCGACATCCTGCGCGACGAGCTGAACCCGCCGAAGGGCGTCCGCGCGGAGCTGGCGGGCCTGCCGGTCGTGACCGCGCAGGCGAACGCCGAGCTGTCGTCCGCGGGGCGCCGCCTGCTGCTCCTGCTGACCGGCCTCGTCGCCGTCGCGGCGGTGCTCTTCGCCGTCTACCGCAGAGCGGATCGGGCGTTCGTGCCGCTCGTGCCGATCGCACTCGCGACCGGCTGGTCGGCGCTCGTCCTGTTCCTCACGCGCGTCCCCCTCAACCCGATGTCGGCGACGCTCGGCGCGCTCGTGATCGCGATCTCGACCGAGTTCAGCGTGCTGCTGTCCGAACGCTTCCGCCAGGAACGCGCTGACGGCCATGACGTCGCGACCGCGCTCGCGCGCACGTACCGCTCGACCGGCCGCGCGGTGCTCGCGTCGGGCGTGACCGCGATCGCCGGCTTCGGCGTCCTCGCGCTCTCGGACATCCGCATGCTGCGAGACTTCGGCATCGTGACCGTCGTCGATCTCGTGGTGTCGCTCATCGGCGTGCTCGTCGTCCTGCCGTCCGTGCTGGTGCTCGCGGAACGGGGCGTCTTCGCGCGCCTCGCGCAGCGCCTCCCGCTTCGCCGGCGGGGACGGCGGGCGCCGCGTCCCGACGTGCCCGCCGCGTGAGCGAGCCCGGCAAGCGCGACGCGCCCCCGCCGCCGCCGGGTTCGGCACCACCCGCGGCGCCGCCGGCGCCCCCGGCGCCGCCACGCTCGGCGCGGCCGCCCGGCGCCAGCAGATACGGCTGGGCCGTCGGCGTGATCGCGATCATCCTGATCGCGTACATCTCGCTCAACACGTTGCGCACGGAAGGCCCCGGCTCGACCGGGATCGAGCCGGGCAGAAGACTCCCGCCGTTCGCCGCGCCGCTGGTGACGAGCGACCTCGACGGTGACGCCAACGTCGCCTCCCGCTCCGGGCAGGATGAGGCCGGCAAGATCCCGGCATGCGACGTCGACGACCCGCGAGCGCTCAACAGCTGCACGCTCGCGAGCGCGGGTCCGGTCGTCCTCGCCTTCCTGACTGCCGGCTCGGACAAGTGCACGCGCGAGCTGGATGCGATCGAGACGGTCTCGCGCGACTTCCCGCAGGTCGGTTTCGCGGCAGTCGGGATCAAGGGCAAGAAGTCGGAGTTTCGGGACCTCGTCAGAGCGCATCGCTGGACGTTCCCGGTCGCGCAGGACCGTGACGGAGCGGTCTCGAACGTCTACGGTGTGGCGGTCTGCCCGACGGTGGTGTTCGCCTACAGAGGCGGTGAAGTGATGGAGACAGCGCTTGGCGGAGAAGCCGCGACGGCGAGCGCGCTGGCCGCGAAGGTCCGGAGACTGGAGCGAGGACCGGGTGCGGCGGGCGAGAGCGGGAGCGGAAAGGAGACTGGGTGAGCGAACCCGAGACGCGTGCGGCGTGGGTCTCCGAGCGGCTGCGTGACGAGTTCCCGCGGCTCGGCCTCGTGTCACTGACGGTGAGCGTGGACGGGCGGCTCGGTCGCAGCCCGCGCGGTGTCAGAGAGCATCTTGCGCGCTTGGCCGATCGCTTCTACGGCGCGGACGCGCTGGTGCTGCGCCAGCGTCCCGTACCGCATGCGTACCGCGTCTTCTTCCGCCACATCGGGCTCGACCCGGACGTGACGCGGGTGCCGGCCGAAGCGGCGGCGGTGGAACGGCTGATGCGCGGCGGGCTGCCGTCGCGCGGGCTGCTCGACGACGCACTCACGATCGCCGTGATGGAGACCGGCGTGCCGGTGAGAGCGCTCGACGCTGCCGTCGTGGAGGGAGCGCTCGGGTTGCGTCTGACGGGCCAGCGCGAGTCGCTGGGGGCCGGGGAGGAGGCGACGCCGCTGCCGCAGGGCCGGATCGTCGTCGCGGACGAGCGCGCGCCGCTCGCGCTGCTGTTCGGCGAGCAGGCGCCGCGGGCGACGGTCGGGCGGGAGACGCGGCGGGTGCTCCTGTACGCCGTGACCGTCGACGGCGTGCCGGCGATCCACGTCGAGGAGGCGCTGTGGATGGCCGCGGAGACGCTGCAGTCCTGACCGGCCTCGCCGACCGGCCTCGCGCCCGAACCGACCCAAAATCGGCGCGCTGCGGGTAGACTCGCCAGAGGATGGAGAGCGTGATCGATCAGCCGATGACGCATGCGACGCACGATCGCGTCGCCCCGGTGTGGCGCACGATCGACGAGGCGGCCGCTCGGCGGACGCTGCGAGCGCAGGTCGAGAAGCTCGAGACGGAGCTGGCGCGCCTGACAGTCCGGATCACCCCGCGCGACGCGATCGACTGGTCGCCGCGGATGTCCGCACTGCACGGCCCGCGCCTGCTCGGCCTCGGCGAGCTGGAGCGGATCCGCGACGACCTCGCCGAACGCCTCCACGCCGTCCGGCAGGCGCTCGCCGAGCGCGCCGAGCGCGAGGCGCTCAAGCGCGACCAGCTCGCGCGCATGCTCCGCGACCCCGCCGAGCACCGCTTCGTCCGCATCACCCGCACCGACGTCGGCGAGCCCGGCTGCGGCGCCTGGGAGTCCCGCCCCCGTCTCGGCATCATCGGGATGCTCGCTGGCTGGTGGCACGTCAAGGTGTCGAGCGGCTGTCCGCTAGCCACCGTTGAGGCCGCCGCGGGCCTCAACAGTATAATTCACTCTTAACGTTTGTGGCCGGAGCGGGTGCGTCACCGCGGCGCCCTTCCGACTACGCTCCTGGGGCATGGGCCGCCGCAGCCGAAAGCGCATCACCACGTCCGACGCGGCACCGCCGCGCACGACGGAAGCGCGGGCCTCCAGCACCCGCCCACCGTCGCGGCGCGACGAGGCGCCGGCGGCGCCGTGGGGGAGATTTCCGCTGGTGGAGCTGTGCGTGCTGTCGGCGATCCTGCTCGGGGTCGCGGGGTTCGTGGTCGGCGGAGGGGCGGGGAACGTGCTGCTGACCGGCGCGGTGCTGATGGGGTCGGTGGCAGGTCTGGAGGTCGCGCTGCGCGAGCATCTGGGCGGGTACCGGTCGCACACGCTGCTGCTGTCCGGCGTGCTCGGCATCGCGACGCTTGCGGTCAACTACTTCCTCAGACTCGACAGAGCGACGATCGTGCCGATCGCGCTGGCCGTCTTTGGCATCGCGTTCGCCGGCTGGCGGGCGGTGTTCAAGCGGCGCTCCGGCGGGTTCGGGATGAAGGTGCGCTGAGCGCGCGGCGAGCGGTGGCCGCCTGTCGCGCGGATATGCTGCGGGCCGATGGCTGTCGATCCCCCCGACTCACCCAACCCGTCCGGCCCGCCCGCGCCCGGCGCCGAACCGGCCGCCGCGCCTGACGCGCCTGCGGCCGAGCCGCGGCGCATGCGGCTCACCGGCCTGCACCACGTCACCGCGATCTGCCGTGACCTCGATGTGACGACCGAGTTCTACCGTGACGTGCTCGGCCTGGCACTGGTAGAGGAGGGCGTCAACGACGACGACCCCAACACCCGCCACTTCTGGTTCGGCGACGCGGACGGCACGCCGGGCACGATGATCACGTTTATGGAGTACCCGCAGTTGCCCGACGGTGTCGTCGGCGCCGGCTCGGTTCACCACGTCGCGTTCGTCGTCGAGACCGCCGACGAGCAGCTCGCATGGCGCGACTACCTGCGCGAGCGCGGTGTCGGCTGCACCGACGTCTTCGACCGCGGCGCCTTCCGCTCGATCTACGTCCGCGACCCGGACGGGCACATCGTCGAGATCGCCACGCGCGGCCCCGGTTTCGCGGCCGACCGCATCTGACCAGAAACACGGGCGCGCAGCACTCGTTCGGGCGGCGCGCCCCGTGCCCGCCCACCGTCACCGGGCACGGGGCGCGTCGCTGCTGGACTGTCAGGCGCTGACGAGCTCCGGCGCGACGTCGATGCGACATGCACCGCGCTCGATCGACGCATGCGCGTCGAGCTGCGCGGCAAGCGCATGGCGCTGCCGCTCCGTCAGCGAGCCGACGCTCTTCGTCTCCGCCAGCCGGAACATCGCCAGGAACTTCCGGCAGCGGGTGCTTCCCCACCTGCGCTGGCTCATCAGGACGTCCCCGATGGCCATGCTGCTCGCCTCCCAGGGGGATGAGAGGAGCACTTCGGCGGCGGACACTTCTCCGTCCGCGATGCGGCGCTTGAGCTCTGCACGAGCGAGGCGCACGCGATTGGCACGTTCCAGGGCACGCAGGTGCTGCGGCCCAGGGGTCGTCATCTGCAACCCGTCCATCTGCACTCTTTCTCCCTGCCTCCGAATCGAGATAGGCCCGCGACGCGCGCCGGGGCTGAGGGAGCCCCGTACGTCTGTCGCCGCCGTCGGACGGCGCTCGATCACGCTCCGTGGCGCTCGTCGCTCTCCCTCGTAAGAGCGTCTTGGCCTTGGTGCGAGACCGTCCGGCAACGTCCTGAGAACCTAAGCGAGCCGCCCCCAGGTGGTCAACGGAGAACCGATCCAACGTGCGCTAGGAGCGGGGTTTTTGTTTACGACCTGTGACCGCCCGAAGCGTGCTCGCGCCACCGACGCAACGACAGGTTGGCGATCGACGAACAGAAAAAAAGAGTCGAGCGATCGGGGTCGGGCGGGTGGGCGCGCTCGGTGGCGTGCGGCGCTCGCGCTCGGCAGCGCGCGGGCGGCCGCCGCGCGCTGCTCAGGCGGCCGAGCCGGCCGGGCCGGGCAGCGGCCCGTGCTCGGCCTCGAAGGCGCGCTTGACGCCGGCGAACGTCGCGATCGCCTCGTCGAGCGTCGCGCGGTCGTGCGTCGCCATCACGCTCGTGCGCAGCAGCGCGCCTCCCGGCGGTACCGCCGGGTGCAGGGCGACGTTGACGTAGACGCCCGCCTCGTACAGCGCCTTCCACAGCAGCGCGGCCTTCCAGTCATCGGCGACGAGCACCGGGACGACCGGCGTCGCGACGACCGACCCGTCCGGCAGCGCCGTCGGCTCGACCGTGTGCAGCCCCAGCGAGCGCAGGCCGGCGTTCAGGTACGCGGCGTTGTCGAGCACCCGCGCGAACAGCGCGCGGCCCTCGTCCGAGCGGCAGATGCGGACGGCCGCCAGCGCCGACCCGACCGCCGCCGGAACGGCCGACGCCGTGAACAGGAACGGCCGCGACTGGATCCGCAGGAAGTCGATCACGTCGGTCGGCCCGGCGATCACCCCGCCGCAGGAGGCGAGCGACTTCGAGAACGTCGCCATCCGCAGGTCGACGCGGTCCTCGACGCCGAGCAGCTCCGACGCGCCCGCTCCGCGCGCGCCGAGCACGCCGAGGCCGTGCGCCTCGTCGACCATCAGCCGTGCGCCGTAGCGCTCGCTCAGGTCCGCGATCTCCGGCAGCGGGGCGACGTCGCCCTCCATCGAGAAGACGCCGTCGACGACGACGAGGATCCCGCCGCCGTCGTTCTCGGCCTGCTGCAGCCGCTTCTCCAGCAGGTCGAGGCGGTTGTGGCGGAACGCCCGCATCTTCGCTCTCGACAGGATCACGCCGTCGAGGATCGAGGCGTGGTCGCCGGAGTCGACGATCACCGTGTCGCCCGGCCCGAGGATCGTCCCGAGCGCGCCGAGGTTCGCCTGCGCGCCGGTCGTGTAGACGATCGCGTCCTCGGTCCCGAGCCAGTCGGCCAGCTCCTCCTCGAGCTCCAGGTGGAGGTCGAGCGTGCCGTTGAGCAGCCGCGAGCCGGTCACGCCGGAGCCGTAGCGGTCGATCGCGTCGTGCGCGCCCTTCAGCACCCGCTCGTCGCTGGTCAGCCCAAGGTAGTTGTTGGAGCCGAGCATGATCCGCCGCTCGCCCTCCATCTCGACGACGGGCGCGGTGGCCGATTCGAGCCGGCGGAAGTAGGGGACCGCGTCGATCTCGCGCGCAGCTCTGAGCTGCAGGACGCGCTCGTGCGTGCGGGCCTTGCTGAAGACGTCTGTGGTGGTCGGCATATAGGGTGGCCGCCAATGGCTCTCGAAGTCCGGCCGGTCGCTTCCAAGCGCGACCTCACAACCTTCATCAAGCTGCCGTGGCGGCTCTATCGTAACGAGCCGAACTGGGTCCCGCCCCTGATCTCGGACCGGCGCAGATTTCTCGACCGCCGCAAGAACCCCTGGTTCGAGCACGGCGAGGCGCAGTACTTCATCGCCTGGCGCGACGGGCAGCCCGTCGGCCGCATCACGGCCCAGGTCGATCGCCTCCTGAACGAGTTCCAGGACAACAGATGGGGCCTCTTCGGCTTCTTCGAGTGCGAGGACGACCCCGAGGCCGCCGCGGCGCTGTTCGACGCCGCCGAGCAGTGGCTGCGCGCTCGCGGCCGCGACCGCATGGTCGGTCCGATGGACTTCACGATGAACGACGAGTGCGGCGTGCTCGTCGAGGGCTGGGAGCTCGAGCCGATCATCCTCACCAACTGGACTCCGCGCTACTACCCCGGCCTGATCGAGTCCGCCGGCCTCGAGAAGGCGATGGACACGCTGATGTGGCACCTGGAGATCTCCGGGCGGGACAGGGTCCACCCGTCGATCTGGAGAGTCGCCGACCGCGTCGAGTCGAAGTACGGCATCACCGTGCGGCCGATGCGCAAGAAGGACATCCACGCCGAGATCGACCGCTTCCTCGAGGTCTACAACGAGGCGTGGGAGAGAAACTGGGGCTTCTCGCCGCTGACCGAGACCGAGGTCCGGCACTACGCCCAGACCCTCAAGCCGATCCTCGACGAGAACTGGGCGTTCGTCGCCGAGAAGGATGGTGAGACGGTCGGCGCGGCGCTGACGGTGCCCGACTACAACCAGGTCTTCAAGCACATGAACGGCCGCATCCTCCCGTTCGGCTGGCTGCAGTTTCTGCTGCGCCGCAAGAAGATCGACCGCGTGCGCGTGTTCGCGCTCGGCGTCAAGCGCGAGTGGCAGCACACCGGCGTCGCCGCGCGCTTCTACGAGCTGCACTTCGACTCCGCCGAGGTGACGCCCCAGAAGCAGGGCGAGATGGGCTGGATCCTCGAGACGAACAAGTCGATGAATCGCGCGATGGAGGGGATGGGCGGCAGAGTCGTGCGCCGCTACCGCCTCTTCGAGAAGCTGTTCGATCCGGACGCCGAGCCGTCGAGCCCGCGCCCGGAGCCGGCCGTGGCGGTCGGCGAGTCGACATAAGACCGGCAGGTGCCGTAGCGTTGTCCGCAGCGACTGGGACGATGTTCGACCGCGAGTTCCCGGTGCGGTGCCGCAGCGCCGGCGCGCTGTCGTGGAACTCGCAATGCGAAGCACGATGACGAGCGAGACCACCGCAGACAACCATCCGCTGCCCTTCGACGCCGAGGAGACGGTCGACGCCGTCCCCGTCGTCGACGAGGTGCGGGCGCTCGAGCGCCCGCGCACCCAGCTGCCGGCCGTGCGGGCCGCCGCCGTCGCGGCGACCGGCTTCGCCGCCGGCGCCGCCACCGTCGTCGTGATCTCGCACCGCGCCCGCAGGCGCAACGGCGGCCGCCTCGGCCTGCGGCGTCGAAGCAAGGGCGCCGACGCGCTCCCGATCGTGGCGACGCGCTCGGTGCTGCTCGACATCCACCTGCTCGGCACGCGCGACCGCTGAGGTGGACGCTCCGCCGCTCGATCTGCGCGTCGAGGTCAAACCGGTGTGGCCGTTCCGGCTTCCGCGCAGCAGCGGCATGGACGGGACGCTGCGGTGCCGCAACGGCGTCGTGCAGCGGCTGCTCCACCACGGCGACGAGCCCGTCGTCGTCCGCGTCGCGCAGACGGCGCCCGACGGCGTGCTGTTCGGCGCGCAGGCGCACAGCGAAGCGGCCGCGGCGTGGGGGATCGAGCGGATGCGCTTCGCGCTCGGCGTCGACGACGACCT encodes:
- a CDS encoding MMPL family transporter; amino-acid sequence: MRNGLERIARAAAARPVVVLLAVVALACGGGALALGLQPSADTDTLASRSSDAGGATAAFHRDFGDDAILVLIRERVADLVLTADLGRTIQLEGCLGGNVPADARPYGGDSSPCAELAKLKPARVVYGPGTFLNEATRSVADAFMQELTSAQERSRAASAAAIRAAKRQGKSAAEQQRAGEAASRVAAQQASAALLRLAVDTGIKGLPQIDNRAFISQIVFDPARGADVPKSRFAYLFPSADSALIQVRLRDDLTPQERRRAISLVREAVAMRMFRSARGGTYTVSGVPVVVEDLADSLTSEIALLLVAAVAAMALVLLLVFRARLRLLPLAIALAATGLTFGAMRLAGVELTMASIAVLPVLIGLAVDYAIQFQSRVEEEREAGAEGAEAVGRAARAGAPTIATAGLATATGFLVLLFSPVPMVRGFGVLLVVGIALAFACALTAGSAALALGTRGRGGAGAGGPGGADASGERGRAAGRVARALAAAAAVPARALRSSAAGARDILASAGRAIVSVAPLRALGRGAARVASPRAVLGASLRRPGRILAVAFTLAAVGWAVETQTDVVSDVTKLVPADMPALADLTTLQDATRSSGEIDVVVRGDDVARPEVVAWMTDYQARVLRRLGYDARDGCADARICPAFSLPDLFSGTRTDSKEAIDGLLDAVPPYFASAVLTSDRDAATLAFGIRLMPLDEQQQVVDILRDELNPPKGVRAELAGLPVVTAQANAELSSAGRRLLLLLTGLVAVAAVLFAVYRRADRAFVPLVPIALATGWSALVLFLTRVPLNPMSATLGALVIAISTEFSVLLSERFRQERADGHDVATALARTYRSTGRAVLASGVTAIAGFGVLALSDIRMLRDFGIVTVVDLVVSLIGVLVVLPSVLVLAERGVFARLAQRLPLRRRGRRAPRPDVPAA
- a CDS encoding redoxin domain-containing protein, with the translated sequence MSEPGKRDAPPPPPGSAPPAAPPAPPAPPRSARPPGASRYGWAVGVIAIILIAYISLNTLRTEGPGSTGIEPGRRLPPFAAPLVTSDLDGDANVASRSGQDEAGKIPACDVDDPRALNSCTLASAGPVVLAFLTAGSDKCTRELDAIETVSRDFPQVGFAAVGIKGKKSEFRDLVRAHRWTFPVAQDRDGAVSNVYGVAVCPTVVFAYRGGEVMETALGGEAATASALAAKVRRLERGPGAAGESGSGKETG
- a CDS encoding phenylalanine--tRNA ligase beta subunit-related protein; its protein translation is MSEPETRAAWVSERLRDEFPRLGLVSLTVSVDGRLGRSPRGVREHLARLADRFYGADALVLRQRPVPHAYRVFFRHIGLDPDVTRVPAEAAAVERLMRGGLPSRGLLDDALTIAVMETGVPVRALDAAVVEGALGLRLTGQRESLGAGEEATPLPQGRIVVADERAPLALLFGEQAPRATVGRETRRVLLYAVTVDGVPAIHVEEALWMAAETLQS
- a CDS encoding VOC family protein, translated to MAVDPPDSPNPSGPPAPGAEPAAAPDAPAAEPRRMRLTGLHHVTAICRDLDVTTEFYRDVLGLALVEEGVNDDDPNTRHFWFGDADGTPGTMITFMEYPQLPDGVVGAGSVHHVAFVVETADEQLAWRDYLRERGVGCTDVFDRGAFRSIYVRDPDGHIVEIATRGPGFAADRI
- a CDS encoding aminotransferase class I/II-fold pyridoxal phosphate-dependent enzyme → MPTTTDVFSKARTHERVLQLRAAREIDAVPYFRRLESATAPVVEMEGERRIMLGSNNYLGLTSDERVLKGAHDAIDRYGSGVTGSRLLNGTLDLHLELEEELADWLGTEDAIVYTTGAQANLGALGTILGPGDTVIVDSGDHASILDGVILSRAKMRAFRHNRLDLLEKRLQQAENDGGGILVVVDGVFSMEGDVAPLPEIADLSERYGARLMVDEAHGLGVLGARGAGASELLGVEDRVDLRMATFSKSLASCGGVIAGPTDVIDFLRIQSRPFLFTASAVPAAVGSALAAVRICRSDEGRALFARVLDNAAYLNAGLRSLGLHTVEPTALPDGSVVATPVVPVLVADDWKAALLWKALYEAGVYVNVALHPAVPPGGALLRTSVMATHDRATLDEAIATFAGVKRAFEAEHGPLPGPAGSAA
- a CDS encoding GNAT family N-acetyltransferase: MALEVRPVASKRDLTTFIKLPWRLYRNEPNWVPPLISDRRRFLDRRKNPWFEHGEAQYFIAWRDGQPVGRITAQVDRLLNEFQDNRWGLFGFFECEDDPEAAAALFDAAEQWLRARGRDRMVGPMDFTMNDECGVLVEGWELEPIILTNWTPRYYPGLIESAGLEKAMDTLMWHLEISGRDRVHPSIWRVADRVESKYGITVRPMRKKDIHAEIDRFLEVYNEAWERNWGFSPLTETEVRHYAQTLKPILDENWAFVAEKDGETVGAALTVPDYNQVFKHMNGRILPFGWLQFLLRRKKIDRVRVFALGVKREWQHTGVAARFYELHFDSAEVTPQKQGEMGWILETNKSMNRAMEGMGGRVVRRYRLFEKLFDPDAEPSSPRPEPAVAVGEST